One Tolypothrix bouteillei VB521301 DNA window includes the following coding sequences:
- a CDS encoding response regulator transcription factor — protein MAKTSVQSNLIRVLIADDHPVVRQGLAVMIEREPDLLVIAQAGDGISAIEMFREYQPDVTLMDLRMPKLGGVGAIDLICSEFHDAKIIVLTTFDGDEDIYRGLRAGAKGYLLKDAEPDELLTAIRTVASNQKYLQPTVGAKLAERMSNPELSDRETQVLCLMAVGKSNQDISATLRISESTVKFHINNILSKLAVNDRTQAVLVALKRGIVSLS, from the coding sequence ATGGCTAAAACCTCAGTTCAGTCAAATCTTATTCGCGTTCTGATTGCTGATGACCATCCTGTGGTACGTCAGGGCTTAGCGGTGATGATTGAACGAGAGCCAGATCTGCTGGTGATTGCACAGGCGGGTGATGGGATTTCTGCCATAGAAATGTTTCGCGAATATCAACCCGATGTCACTCTCATGGATTTGCGGATGCCTAAGTTGGGAGGTGTTGGTGCTATCGACTTGATTTGTAGTGAGTTTCATGATGCCAAAATTATTGTACTGACAACCTTTGATGGTGATGAAGATATTTATCGCGGATTGCGGGCGGGCGCAAAGGGCTATTTGCTCAAAGACGCTGAACCTGATGAACTTTTAACAGCTATTCGCACCGTTGCTAGCAACCAAAAGTATCTTCAACCTACAGTGGGAGCTAAACTAGCAGAACGGATGAGTAACCCAGAACTGAGCGATCGCGAAACGCAAGTTCTTTGCTTGATGGCAGTTGGTAAGAGCAACCAAGATATTAGTGCTACCCTGCGTATTTCTGAAAGTACTGTTAAGTTCCACATCAACAATATTTTAAGCAAATTAGCTGTCAATGACCGAACCCAAGCAGTTCTTGTTGCTCTTAAACGCGGAATTGTCAGTCTTTCCTAA
- a CDS encoding response regulator: MNAVKNLLDKGTILIVDDTPDNLNLLSNILLKAGYKVHPASSSKLALTFIQSNLPDLILLDIMMPGMNGYEICERLKSSPRTQDIPIIFISALHEILDKVKAFSLGGVDYIIKPFESQEVLARVENQLRLRRLSKELLEQNLKLIAELEERKRIEEALREQKELLQTIFDHIPVMLTLYDNEGRFCLVNREFKRLLGCSQEEIHQTNILEEFFPDSQIRAQVLEHMIAATGKWQDFKIRTSLGHYIETSWANIRLNHDTIIGIGQDITERKQAEEASVLEERNRMAREIHDTLAQAFTGIVVHLGAASRVMEGASSEAKEHIKTVRDLARRGLTEARRSVEALRPQLLEDGDLCSALNRLTMQMQSYSNTHILCEVTGEVYSLRTDIENNLLRIAQEALTNAVKYADAGEIRVEVIYEQTRCLLRIQDNGRGFDADSASVSNGYGLLGMRERAQQMGAELTIRSHPGEGTEVVVLVSG; encoded by the coding sequence ATGAATGCAGTTAAAAACTTATTAGATAAAGGAACAATTTTAATTGTTGATGATACACCCGACAACCTAAATCTTTTAAGCAATATTTTATTAAAAGCAGGATATAAGGTACATCCTGCTTCAAGTAGTAAATTAGCACTTACATTTATTCAATCAAATTTACCCGATCTCATTTTATTAGATATTATGATGCCGGGAATGAATGGTTATGAAATCTGCGAGCGGTTGAAATCGTCTCCTCGAACTCAAGATATTCCCATTATATTTATCAGTGCTTTACATGAAATATTAGACAAGGTAAAAGCCTTTTCTTTAGGTGGAGTAGATTACATCATTAAACCTTTTGAATCTCAAGAAGTTTTAGCTCGAGTTGAGAATCAGTTGCGCCTTAGAAGGCTTTCTAAAGAACTTTTAGAGCAAAATTTAAAGCTAATAGCAGAACTTGAAGAACGCAAGCGTATAGAAGAAGCTCTACGGGAGCAAAAAGAACTTTTACAAACTATTTTCGACCACATTCCCGTTATGTTGACTCTTTATGATAATGAAGGTAGATTTTGTTTAGTAAATCGAGAGTTCAAACGGCTCTTAGGTTGCTCTCAAGAAGAAATTCATCAAACTAACATACTAGAAGAATTTTTTCCCGACTCTCAGATTCGTGCTCAAGTTTTAGAACATATGATCGCAGCCACTGGAAAATGGCAAGACTTTAAAATTAGAACTAGCTTGGGACATTATATCGAGACTTCCTGGGCAAACATTCGATTGAATCATGATACGATTATAGGTATAGGACAAGACATTACCGAGCGCAAGCAAGCGGAAGAAGCATCTGTTCTTGAAGAACGCAATCGCATGGCAAGAGAAATTCACGATACCCTAGCGCAAGCTTTTACGGGCATTGTCGTTCATTTGGGGGCTGCTTCACGAGTCATGGAAGGTGCTTCCTCTGAAGCAAAAGAACATATCAAGACAGTACGCGATTTAGCACGTAGAGGTTTGACAGAAGCACGTCGTTCAGTAGAGGCGCTACGTCCGCAGTTGTTGGAAGATGGAGATCTATGTAGTGCTCTCAATCGCCTAACGATGCAAATGCAATCTTATTCCAACACCCATATTCTTTGTGAAGTAACAGGTGAGGTGTACTCCTTACGAACAGATATAGAAAATAATCTCCTGCGAATAGCACAAGAAGCCTTGACAAACGCTGTTAAGTATGCAGATGCTGGTGAAATTCGAGTTGAAGTGATATACGAACAAACACGGTGTCTTTTAAGAATTCAAGATAACGGACGGGGATTTGATGCAGACAGCGCATCTGTCAGTAATGGTTATGGTCTTTTGGGAATGAGAGAACGAGCTCAACAGATGGGAGCAGAACTGACGATACGAAGTCATCCGGGAGAGGGTACAGAAGTGGTGGTATTGGTTAGTGGTTAG
- a CDS encoding hybrid sensor histidine kinase/response regulator, whose translation MYLENNLNVQAAQCSLALQQEIIERRRAEEAAQAANRAKSVFLANMSHELRSPLNAILGFSQLMSRSNDLSPENRENVLAIVRNGEHLLRLIDQVLDLSKIEAGRITLNEKKFDLHQLLDDMKSMFQLTAYSKGLELSFHGEKEVPKYVHGDEVKLRQVLINLLSNALKFTTRGRVSLYVRGEEREMAPSYSLHFRISDTGCGIAESELDSIFEPFVQTPVGQEFPEGTGLGLTIARSLVHLMGGDISVSSCVGCGSTFQFYLPTCVVKTSPLNNQQAPRRVIALAPNQPQYRILLVDNHQDNRQLLVKLLSPLNFELQEARNEQESLAIWNDWKPHLIFMNLRMSVIDTIRRIRSRELQQNSSFKTKIIALSADVLEDKRSLFLSTGCDDFIRKPFQLEDIFEALHKHLGICYVCARDLALPQSNPTATNEAQVLTKDAINSLPKNLVANLRQAIIALDVESIRQFIHLISEFNPSLSQALDTLARNFQYDTLLDFI comes from the coding sequence ATGTATTTAGAAAATAATTTGAATGTGCAAGCCGCACAATGCTCTTTGGCACTACAACAAGAAATTATAGAACGCAGACGTGCTGAAGAAGCAGCACAAGCAGCAAACCGCGCTAAAAGCGTGTTTTTGGCAAATATGAGTCACGAATTGCGATCGCCACTCAACGCCATTCTAGGTTTTTCACAATTAATGAGCCGTTCTAATGACTTATCCCCTGAAAACCGAGAAAATGTGCTGGCAATTGTTCGTAACGGCGAACACCTGCTGAGGTTGATTGACCAAGTCTTGGATTTATCAAAAATTGAAGCAGGACGAATAACTCTAAATGAAAAGAAATTTGATTTACATCAATTGCTGGATGATATGAAAAGTATGTTCCAACTCACAGCGTATAGTAAAGGGTTGGAATTATCATTTCATGGTGAAAAAGAAGTGCCAAAATACGTGCATGGTGATGAAGTCAAATTGCGTCAGGTTTTGATAAATTTACTTTCTAATGCCTTAAAATTTACTACTAGAGGTAGAGTATCGCTTTATGTTAGAGGAGAGGAACGGGAAATGGCTCCTTCTTACTCTTTACATTTTAGAATTTCAGACACTGGTTGCGGTATTGCTGAAAGTGAGTTAGACAGTATTTTTGAACCTTTTGTCCAAACACCTGTGGGACAAGAATTTCCAGAAGGAACGGGCTTGGGATTGACTATCGCACGCTCTTTAGTACACTTAATGGGGGGCGACATCAGTGTAAGTTCTTGTGTCGGCTGTGGTAGCACCTTCCAATTTTACCTTCCTACCTGCGTTGTTAAAACTTCGCCTCTCAACAACCAACAAGCACCTCGTCGTGTCATAGCACTTGCTCCCAATCAACCACAATATCGTATTTTATTGGTAGACAATCATCAAGATAACCGCCAATTGTTAGTGAAATTGCTCTCTCCCCTAAATTTTGAATTACAAGAAGCCAGAAATGAACAAGAATCGCTCGCAATCTGGAACGATTGGAAACCACACCTTATTTTTATGAATTTGCGAATGTCTGTTATTGACACCATCCGAAGGATTCGCTCTAGGGAACTACAGCAAAATTCTTCATTCAAAACTAAAATTATTGCCTTGAGCGCGGATGTTTTAGAAGACAAGCGCTCGCTTTTTTTGAGTACGGGCTGTGATGATTTTATCCGAAAGCCTTTTCAATTAGAAGACATTTTTGAGGCTCTGCACAAACACCTTGGTATTTGTTATGTCTGCGCTCGAGATCTCGCATTACCCCAATCGAATCCAACAGCTACAAATGAAGCTCAGGTTTTGACCAAAGACGCTATTAATAGCTTACCTAAAAATTTAGTTGCTAATTTGCGCCAAGCAATTATCGCTCTAGATGTAGAGTCGATTCGGCAATTTATTCATCTTATCTCTGAATTTAATCCTTCCTTATCCCAAGCCTTAGATACCTTGGCTCGGAATTTTCAGTACGATACGTTGTTGGATTTTATTTAA
- a CDS encoding PAS domain S-box protein, with product MTDIVKATISEEIFAGGGEMGQVMRSLDWSQTLLGPVSQWAQSLKTAVSIILNSRYPMFVWWGAEYANLYNDAYRPMLGASKHPQFLGQSAKDCWAEVWDVLGPLADSVLTTGEPTWSDDLRLIMDRYGYLEETYFTFSYSPIRDESGGVGGVFCAVIETTARVIGERRLRTLRELASNAAHAKTVLEACDIAAETLYKNSADIPFALLYCLEEEGKRARLVKTAGVEAGTPATPECVLLTDAIDPWNLTKVNQTNTAEIIPDLTERFGKLPITFRVESPSKAIVMPIARSGKQQLAGLLVLGISPRLPFDDEYQGFFDLVVSNIATAIANADAYEAERKRAEALVELDRAKTVFFSNISHEFRTPLTLMLSPLEEILADPTGPHASDRSQLEIAHRNSLRLLKLVNTLLDFSRIEAGRMEAVYEPTDLAMVTADLAGVFRSAIESAGMQLFVNCPPLPERIYVDREMWEKIVLNLLSNAFKFTFEGEITVDLRYCSNRIELEVRDTGTGIPPAELPHIFERFHRVQGARGRTYEGSGIGLSLVRELVDLHGGTIQASSVIDEGTSFIVSIPTGCAHLPQEHIKSTSISATTAMVTIPHAEAVIPWLPEESGGVGEWESGQGGEFMPSPSPVRVLLVDDNADMRHYMKRLLNQKYEVQAVADGVAALAAVHQQTPDLVITDVMMPKLDGFGLLSKLRANPKTRTLPVILLSARAGEESRVEGLEAGADDYLIKPFSARELLARVEATLKMAQMRQEVARYEQILRVETEIAHSKINNILESITDAFVAFDHHWRYTYVNQQATELLHKSREELLGKQVWEEVFPETVGTLIYQEFHRAVTEQVAVVFEEFGQSIGKWLEIHAYPSPDGLAVYFRDITERKHSQAALQQSEERYRSLVEATASIVWVADGSGSIVSAPAWGTLTGQTQQQYMGWGWLDVVHPDDRQLTVQTWTEALQNKVSCEVEYRLLHYDGEYRYVYVRGVPILDVAGNVREWIGTVTDISDRKQAEIALRDSEQKYRNIVQTANEGIWLIDAETQTLYVNERMAQMLGYTTEEILERTVLEYCFPQDILSACKHIGSNFQGKNEQFDFRFRRKDGKELLVLACTSPVRDGQGNIIGALGMFTNVTARKQAEKALQQSEEHLKLANERFELAATAVNCLIYDWDIKRDLVERTDGLTRILGYSLAEAEPTSQWWCERVHPGDLQRVKEEAATVFTKSDRFTCEYRILNKSNQYTYVVDHGIVAARDAHGNPSRIVGSTVDITERKQAESERAQLLEREQQYTRRLQKLTEAFIAINSTSSLNERLRLITDKARDIIEAHQSVTSMTVDQNWAQAIHTISMSDKYARWQNYKVKPDGSGIYAFVCRTQRPVRMTQAELEAHPAWRGFGKEAANHPPMRGLLAAPFTNRNGKNIGLIQLSDKHSGEFTQEDEAMLVQLAQMASAAIDNAQLYEESQQANRVKDEFLAILSHELRSPLNPILGWVKLLQSRKLDNQKTVEALVTIERNAKLQTQLIDDLLDVSRILRGKLSLNIAPVSLKSIIEAALETVRLAAIAKSIQIQTVLEPHCRSNVRPHQLQVAGDPNRLQQVIWNLLSNAIKFTPNGGCVQIRLEQVGDAVQIQVTDNGKGISTEFLPYVFDYFRQADASTTRTHGGLGLGLAIVRHLVELHGGTVTAASPGVGQGASFTVMLPMLNFEPEIKEDEPTDSEPDLTGIRVLIVEDITDSREFLVFVLEQYGAIAIASTSAREAFEVLQQFQPDVIVSDIGMPGEDGYTLIRKIRALTSEQGGRIPAIALTAYAKDEDRDKALSAGFQKHLSKPVEPAELAATIASLLTNS from the coding sequence GTGACCGATATAGTAAAAGCAACTATTTCAGAGGAAATCTTTGCAGGCGGTGGAGAAATGGGTCAAGTAATGCGATCGCTCGATTGGTCGCAAACGCTTTTAGGTCCGGTATCTCAATGGGCGCAAAGTTTGAAAACAGCGGTCAGCATTATATTAAACTCCCGCTACCCCATGTTTGTTTGGTGGGGAGCAGAGTATGCCAACCTCTATAACGATGCTTACCGTCCAATGCTCGGTGCAAGCAAGCACCCGCAATTTCTGGGACAGTCTGCTAAGGATTGCTGGGCTGAAGTCTGGGATGTTCTCGGTCCCTTAGCTGATAGCGTTTTAACCACAGGCGAACCGACTTGGTCAGACGATTTGCGGCTGATAATGGATCGTTATGGATATTTAGAAGAAACATATTTTACCTTCTCCTACAGCCCAATTCGGGATGAAAGTGGTGGAGTGGGTGGAGTCTTTTGTGCTGTCATTGAAACAACAGCGCGGGTTATTGGCGAGCGTCGTCTGCGAACGTTACGGGAACTAGCATCGAATGCAGCACACGCAAAGACTGTTCTTGAAGCTTGTGACATTGCAGCAGAAACACTGTACAAAAATTCAGCCGATATTCCCTTTGCTTTGCTGTATTGCTTGGAAGAGGAAGGCAAACGAGCAAGGTTGGTAAAAACTGCGGGTGTGGAGGCGGGAACTCCTGCAACCCCGGAGTGCGTGCTCTTAACCGACGCAATAGATCCATGGAATCTGACAAAAGTCAATCAGACAAATACGGCAGAAATTATTCCCGATTTAACAGAGCGCTTCGGGAAACTTCCCATAACATTTCGGGTAGAATCCCCTTCAAAAGCAATAGTGATGCCCATTGCTCGGTCTGGAAAGCAACAACTCGCAGGATTGCTAGTGTTGGGTATTAGTCCCCGACTCCCCTTTGACGATGAGTACCAAGGATTCTTCGATCTAGTTGTCAGCAATATTGCAACTGCAATTGCTAATGCCGATGCTTATGAAGCAGAACGCAAACGTGCTGAGGCATTGGTGGAGTTAGACAGAGCAAAGACAGTCTTCTTTAGCAATATCAGTCATGAGTTTCGTACACCACTTACACTCATGCTCAGTCCCCTAGAAGAAATTTTAGCCGATCCAACAGGACCGCATGCCAGCGATCGCTCTCAACTGGAAATTGCTCATCGCAATTCCCTGCGCTTGTTGAAACTTGTTAACACCTTACTGGATTTCTCTCGTATTGAAGCAGGGCGCATGGAAGCAGTTTACGAGCCAACCGACTTAGCGATGGTAACTGCGGATTTAGCAGGCGTATTTCGGTCAGCTATTGAAAGTGCGGGGATGCAGTTGTTCGTAAACTGTCCTCCCCTGCCTGAAAGAATATACGTTGACCGGGAAATGTGGGAAAAAATTGTCTTGAACTTGCTCTCTAACGCCTTTAAATTCACTTTTGAGGGAGAAATTACTGTTGACTTGCGCTATTGCAGCAATCGCATTGAGTTAGAAGTACGGGATACTGGTACAGGTATTCCACCGGCTGAATTGCCCCACATATTTGAGCGCTTTCATCGAGTGCAAGGAGCTAGGGGAAGGACTTATGAAGGTTCGGGCATTGGTTTGTCATTAGTTCGGGAACTCGTAGACCTACACGGCGGTACGATTCAAGCGAGCAGCGTCATTGATGAAGGAACAAGTTTTATTGTGTCCATTCCTACAGGATGCGCTCACTTGCCGCAAGAACACATTAAATCAACATCCATCTCGGCAACAACAGCAATGGTAACAATTCCCCATGCTGAAGCGGTAATTCCCTGGTTGCCAGAAGAAAGTGGGGGAGTGGGAGAGTGGGAGAGCGGACAAGGAGGAGAATTCATGCCCTCACCCTCACCCGTGCGTGTCTTGTTAGTTGACGACAACGCTGATATGCGCCACTATATGAAACGTTTGTTGAACCAAAAGTACGAGGTGCAAGCTGTAGCCGATGGAGTGGCTGCGCTGGCTGCGGTTCATCAACAAACTCCGGATCTTGTAATTACAGACGTTATGATGCCGAAACTAGATGGTTTTGGTTTGTTAAGCAAGCTACGGGCTAACCCAAAAACAAGAACTTTGCCCGTTATTCTGCTATCTGCCCGCGCTGGAGAAGAATCCCGCGTTGAAGGTTTAGAAGCGGGCGCAGATGATTATCTTATCAAGCCCTTCTCCGCTCGTGAATTATTGGCTCGTGTGGAGGCAACTCTCAAGATGGCTCAGATGCGGCAAGAAGTCGCCCGTTACGAGCAGATCTTACGGGTAGAAACCGAGATAGCACATAGCAAAATCAACAACATTCTAGAAAGCATCACTGATGCGTTTGTGGCATTCGACCACCATTGGCGCTACACTTACGTCAATCAGCAAGCCACAGAGCTTTTGCACAAGAGCCGTGAAGAGTTACTCGGCAAGCAAGTGTGGGAGGAAGTTTTTCCAGAAACAGTTGGAACTCTGATTTACCAAGAGTTTCATCGTGCTGTTACGGAGCAAGTTGCTGTTGTCTTTGAGGAATTCGGTCAGTCAATAGGTAAGTGGCTGGAAATTCACGCCTATCCCTCCCCAGATGGTCTTGCTGTTTATTTTCGGGACATTACCGAACGAAAGCATTCACAAGCAGCACTACAGCAGAGTGAAGAACGTTACCGCTCGCTGGTAGAAGCCACTGCATCAATTGTCTGGGTTGCCGATGGCTCTGGCTCAATTGTGTCAGCACCCGCTTGGGGAACATTGACCGGGCAAACGCAACAGCAGTACATGGGCTGGGGTTGGCTTGATGTAGTCCATCCAGATGACCGTCAATTGACAGTTCAAACCTGGACTGAAGCACTACAGAACAAGGTATCCTGCGAGGTTGAGTATCGATTGTTACATTATGACGGGGAATATCGTTATGTGTATGTACGGGGCGTACCTATCTTAGACGTTGCTGGTAATGTACGGGAGTGGATTGGCACAGTCACCGACATCAGCGATCGCAAACAAGCAGAGATAGCACTGCGGGATAGCGAACAGAAGTACCGTAACATCGTACAAACAGCCAATGAGGGTATTTGGTTGATTGATGCTGAAACTCAAACACTCTACGTTAACGAGCGGATGGCTCAGATGCTCGGCTACACGACAGAAGAAATACTTGAGCGTACAGTACTTGAGTATTGCTTCCCACAAGATATTTTATCTGCCTGCAAGCACATTGGTAGCAATTTCCAGGGAAAAAATGAGCAATTTGATTTTCGCTTCCGACGCAAGGACGGTAAAGAACTGCTAGTGCTAGCGTGTACCAGTCCCGTGCGAGACGGACAAGGTAATATTATTGGCGCACTAGGGATGTTCACAAATGTGACAGCTCGCAAGCAAGCAGAAAAGGCGCTACAGCAGAGTGAAGAGCACCTGAAATTGGCAAACGAGCGATTTGAGTTGGCAGCGACAGCGGTGAACTGTCTGATTTATGATTGGGATATAAAGCGAGATTTGGTTGAAAGAACTGATGGGTTAACCAGAATTTTAGGTTATTCACTTGCAGAAGCCGAACCAACCTCTCAGTGGTGGTGCGAACGCGTGCATCCGGGGGATTTGCAACGGGTAAAAGAGGAAGCAGCAACTGTCTTTACAAAGAGCGATCGCTTTACCTGTGAGTATCGAATCCTTAACAAAAGCAACCAGTATACCTATGTAGTAGACCATGGAATAGTTGCTGCACGAGACGCTCACGGAAACCCAAGCCGGATAGTAGGGAGTACCGTAGATATCACAGAGCGCAAGCAAGCAGAGTCAGAACGCGCCCAATTACTCGAGCGAGAGCAGCAATACACGCGTCGCCTGCAAAAACTTACTGAAGCATTCATCGCCATTAATTCCACCTCATCACTGAATGAAAGGTTGCGATTGATTACAGATAAAGCTCGTGACATTATTGAAGCGCATCAGTCAGTCACTAGCATGACAGTAGATCAAAATTGGGCACAAGCAATTCACACAATTTCTATGTCAGACAAATACGCCCGGTGGCAAAATTACAAAGTAAAACCAGATGGTTCGGGTATCTATGCGTTTGTTTGTCGCACGCAGCGTCCGGTACGAATGACCCAAGCTGAACTAGAAGCACATCCGGCTTGGCGTGGATTTGGTAAAGAAGCAGCCAACCATCCACCGATGCGGGGTTTGTTGGCTGCTCCCTTTACTAACCGTAATGGCAAAAACATCGGGCTCATCCAACTTTCTGACAAACATTCTGGCGAGTTTACCCAAGAAGATGAAGCCATGCTCGTACAACTAGCGCAGATGGCATCAGCTGCAATTGACAATGCTCAACTTTATGAGGAATCTCAACAAGCCAATCGCGTCAAAGATGAGTTTTTAGCAATCTTATCTCATGAATTGCGTTCCCCACTCAACCCTATATTAGGTTGGGTAAAACTTCTGCAAAGTCGGAAGCTCGATAACCAGAAAACAGTTGAAGCTTTGGTAACTATTGAGCGTAATGCTAAGTTGCAAACCCAACTGATTGACGATTTATTGGACGTTTCCCGAATTTTACGTGGTAAGTTAAGCTTAAATATTGCTCCGGTGAGCTTGAAATCCATTATTGAGGCAGCCTTAGAGACAGTGCGTTTAGCTGCGATCGCGAAATCAATCCAGATTCAGACAGTCTTAGAACCACATTGTAGAAGCAACGTTCGCCCCCATCAACTACAAGTTGCAGGCGATCCCAACCGTTTACAGCAAGTGATTTGGAATTTACTTTCCAACGCCATCAAATTTACTCCCAATGGTGGATGCGTACAAATACGATTAGAACAAGTCGGAGATGCCGTACAAATTCAAGTCACTGACAATGGTAAAGGCATTAGTACAGAGTTTTTACCCTATGTTTTTGACTACTTCCGCCAAGCTGATGCTTCCACAACTCGAACACATGGCGGTTTGGGATTAGGGTTAGCCATTGTACGTCACCTCGTAGAGTTGCACGGCGGTACGGTAACGGCTGCTAGTCCTGGTGTTGGACAGGGGGCGAGTTTTACAGTTATGCTGCCAATGCTAAATTTTGAGCCAGAGATAAAGGAGGATGAGCCAACCGATAGCGAACCTGATTTGACAGGAATTCGTGTTTTAATTGTAGAGGATATTACTGACTCCCGTGAATTTCTAGTTTTTGTACTTGAACAATATGGAGCGATCGCAATAGCAAGTACATCAGCACGAGAAGCATTCGAGGTGCTGCAACAATTCCAACCAGATGTAATCGTAAGCGATATTGGTATGCCAGGTGAAGATGGATACACCTTAATTCGTAAAATCAGAGCACTGACTTCAGAACAGGGAGGTAGAATTCCAGCCATCGCTTTAACAGCGTATGCTAAGGATGAAGATCGGGATAAAGCACTGTCAGCTGGTTTTCAAAAACATCTTTCCAAGCCTGTAGAGCCAGCAGAATTAGCAGCTACCATCGCCAGTCTTCTAACAAATTCTTAA
- the tkt gene encoding transketolase gives MPVATQTLEELCINSIRFLAIDAVEKAKSGHPGLPMGAAPMAFVLWDRFLRFNPKNPKWFNRDRFVLSAGHGCMLQYALLHLTGYDSVTIDDLKQFRQWGSKTPGHPENFETPGVEVTTGPLGQGIANAVGLAIAEAHIAGKFNKPDATLVDHYTYVILGDGCNMEGVSGEACSLAGHLGLGKLIALYDDNHISIDGSTDVSFTEDVNKRFEAYGWHVQHVQDGNNDLEAIAAAIEAAKAVTDKPSFIKITTTIGYGSPNKQNTAGVHGAALGGDEVKLTRENLGWEHEPFVVPEDALKHFRKAVERGAQLETDWNKIWADYKAKYAEDAAEFERLLSGKLPEGWEKTLPVYKAEDKAVATRKTSEVTLNALAPALPELIGGSADLTHSNLTYLKVSGDFQKGQYHNRNLRFGVREHGMGAICNGIALHGSGLIPYCATFLVFADYMRAAIRLSALSEAGVIYVMTHDSLALGEDGPTHQPVETLASLRAIPNLIVYRPADGNETSGAYKVAVEQANKHRPTLMAFSRQNLPQLPGSSIEKAAKGGYIVDGDENETPDLILIATGSEVHLCVEAAQKLREAGKKVRVVSLPSWEIFEEQPADYRESVLPKAVTKRLAVEAASSFGWHRYLGSEGTMISVERFGVSAPGNVAMEKFGYTVDNVLAKAKELLG, from the coding sequence ATGCCTGTTGCAACCCAAACCCTCGAAGAACTTTGTATTAATTCAATCCGCTTTCTGGCAATTGATGCTGTCGAAAAGGCAAAGTCCGGTCACCCAGGGCTGCCAATGGGCGCTGCGCCAATGGCGTTTGTTCTGTGGGACCGCTTTTTGCGGTTTAATCCCAAAAATCCCAAGTGGTTCAATCGCGATCGCTTTGTCCTGTCAGCAGGTCACGGCTGTATGTTGCAGTATGCCCTACTCCATTTGACCGGTTACGACAGCGTAACAATCGACGACCTCAAACAGTTCCGCCAGTGGGGTTCTAAAACTCCCGGTCACCCAGAAAACTTTGAAACACCAGGGGTAGAAGTCACCACCGGACCTTTGGGTCAGGGAATTGCCAATGCAGTAGGATTGGCGATCGCAGAAGCACATATTGCTGGAAAGTTCAACAAACCCGACGCCACACTTGTAGACCACTATACCTATGTAATTCTAGGTGATGGTTGTAACATGGAAGGGGTCTCAGGCGAAGCTTGTTCGCTAGCCGGACACTTAGGATTGGGCAAGTTAATTGCTCTGTACGACGACAATCACATCTCCATCGACGGCTCCACAGATGTTTCTTTTACAGAAGACGTAAATAAGCGCTTTGAAGCTTACGGTTGGCACGTACAGCACGTTCAAGACGGTAACAACGACCTTGAAGCAATAGCAGCAGCAATAGAAGCAGCTAAAGCTGTTACCGATAAACCTTCTTTCATTAAAATCACCACCACTATCGGTTACGGTTCGCCCAACAAGCAAAACACCGCAGGCGTTCACGGTGCAGCCCTTGGTGGTGATGAAGTAAAACTGACCCGTGAAAACTTGGGTTGGGAACACGAACCCTTTGTCGTTCCAGAAGATGCCCTCAAGCATTTTCGCAAAGCAGTTGAGCGCGGCGCTCAACTAGAAACTGATTGGAACAAAATTTGGGCAGATTATAAAGCTAAATACGCCGAAGACGCTGCCGAATTTGAGCGGTTGTTAAGTGGTAAACTCCCAGAAGGTTGGGAAAAAACACTGCCTGTTTATAAAGCTGAAGATAAAGCAGTCGCAACCCGCAAAACTTCTGAAGTGACCCTAAATGCCCTTGCACCCGCTTTACCAGAGTTGATTGGTGGTTCTGCCGACCTTACCCACTCCAACTTAACCTACTTAAAAGTATCCGGTGACTTCCAAAAAGGTCAATACCACAACCGCAACCTCCGTTTTGGAGTGCGCGAGCATGGCATGGGAGCGATTTGTAACGGTATTGCCCTGCACGGTTCGGGGCTGATTCCCTACTGCGCGACTTTCCTTGTCTTTGCCGACTATATGCGAGCCGCAATTCGCTTGTCAGCACTGTCAGAGGCTGGTGTCATTTATGTTATGACTCACGACTCCCTAGCTTTAGGAGAAGATGGTCCTACCCACCAACCAGTAGAAACTCTAGCTTCCTTGCGAGCAATTCCCAACCTCATCGTCTACCGTCCTGCTGATGGAAACGAAACCTCCGGTGCTTACAAAGTAGCAGTTGAACAAGCAAATAAACACCGTCCTACCCTCATGGCTTTCTCCCGGCAAAACTTGCCTCAGTTGCCAGGAAGCAGCATCGAAAAAGCCGCAAAGGGTGGTTACATCGTTGATGGCGATGAGAACGAAACACCAGATCTTATCCTCATTGCTACTGGTAGCGAAGTACACCTTTGTGTCGAAGCTGCTCAGAAATTGAGAGAAGCAGGTAAGAAAGTTCGTGTTGTCTCCCTACCTTCTTGGGAAATTTTTGAAGAGCAACCAGCAGATTATCGCGAATCGGTACTACCCAAAGCTGTTACTAAGCGGTTAGCTGTAGAAGCAGCTTCTAGCTTTGGTTGGCACCGTTATCTTGGTAGTGAAGGTACAATGATTAGTGTTGAACGTTTTGGTGTTTCTGCTCCTGGTAATGTTGCTATGGAGAAGTTTGGCTATACAGTTGATAACGTGTTGGCTAAAGCAAAAGAATTGTTGGGTTAA